The Vidua macroura isolate BioBank_ID:100142 chromosome 27, ASM2450914v1, whole genome shotgun sequence genome includes a window with the following:
- the SLC25A39 gene encoding probable mitochondrial glutathione transporter SLC25A39 isoform X2: MAEKMPPSPGGGITPLQQMLASGTGAILTSLFVTPLDVVKIRLQAQRTPFSKGKCFLYCNGLMDHLYVCQNGNGCTAWYKAPGHFTGTLDAFVKITRYEGIRSLWSGLPPTLVMAVPATVIYFTTYDQLRDYLHARMGSWNHYIPLLAGALARLGAVTVISPLELIRTKMQSQQLSYRELRVCIQSAVAQDGWLSLWRGWGPTVLRDVPFSALYWFNYELVRTWLCRQAWLDGATFMVSFTSGAISGTVAAVLTLPFDVVKTQRQIELGDSEVHPVTASKPSSTWLLMQRIRAESGTRGLFAGFLPRVIKVAPACAIMISTYEFGKSFFQKLNQEQQLRGL, translated from the exons ATGGCTGAGAAGATGCCACCGAGCCCCGGCGGGGGCATCACGCCGCTGCAGCAGATGCTGGCCTCAGGGACAGGTGCCATCCTCACCTCCCTCTTCG TGACGCCGCTGGACGTGGTGAAGATCCGGCTGCAGGCCCAGAGGACCCCCTTCTCCAAAG GGAAGTGTTTCCTCTACTGCAACGGGCTCATGGACCACCTGTACGTCTGCCAGAACGGCAACGGCTGCACCGCCTGGTACAAGGCCCCCGGCCACTTCACTGGCACGCTG GATGCCTTTGTGAAGATCACACGCTATGAGGGCATCAGATCTCTGTGGAGCGGCTTGCCCCCCACCCT GGTCATGGCCGTGCCAGCCACCGTCATTTACTTCACCACCTATGACCAGCTCCGGGACTACCTGCACGCCCGGATGGGGAGCTGGAACCACTACATCCCTTTGCTGGCTGGGGCCCTTGCCAGGC TGGGTGCTGTGACAGTCATCAGCCCCCTGGAGCTGATCCGCACCAAGATGCagtcccagcagctcagctacCGCGAGCTGCGCGTCTGCATCCAGTCAGCAGTGGCCCAGGACGGCTGGCTGTCCCTCTGGAGAGGCTGGGGACCCACCGTGCTGCGGGACGTTCCCTTCTCGG ctctgtaCTGGTTTAACTACGAGCTGGTGAGGACGTGGCTCTGCAGGCAGGCCTGGCTGGACGGGGCCACGTTCATGGTCAGCTTCACATCCGGGGCCATCTCTGGCACG GTGGCCGCGGTGCTGACGCTGCCCTTCGACGTGGTCAAAACCCAGCGGCAGATTGAGCTGGGAGACAGTGAGGTGCACCCAG TCACAGCCTCCAAGCCTTCCTCCACCTGGCTGCTCATGCAGCGGATCCGCGCCGAGTCTGGCACGCGGGGGCTGTTTGCAG GGTTCCTGCCCCGCGTCATCAAGGTGGCACCTGCCTGCGCCATCATGATCAGCACCTATGAATTTGGCAAGAGCTTCTTCCAGAAGCTgaaccaggagcagcagctgcggGGATTGTGA
- the SLC25A39 gene encoding probable mitochondrial glutathione transporter SLC25A39 isoform X1, translated as MAEKMPPSPGGGITPLQQMLASGTGAILTSLFVTPLDVVKIRLQAQRTPFSKVLAAQSVPWGAQPATWKCFLYCNGLMDHLYVCQNGNGCTAWYKAPGHFTGTLDAFVKITRYEGIRSLWSGLPPTLVMAVPATVIYFTTYDQLRDYLHARMGSWNHYIPLLAGALARLGAVTVISPLELIRTKMQSQQLSYRELRVCIQSAVAQDGWLSLWRGWGPTVLRDVPFSALYWFNYELVRTWLCRQAWLDGATFMVSFTSGAISGTVAAVLTLPFDVVKTQRQIELGDSEVHPVTASKPSSTWLLMQRIRAESGTRGLFAGFLPRVIKVAPACAIMISTYEFGKSFFQKLNQEQQLRGL; from the exons ATGGCTGAGAAGATGCCACCGAGCCCCGGCGGGGGCATCACGCCGCTGCAGCAGATGCTGGCCTCAGGGACAGGTGCCATCCTCACCTCCCTCTTCG TGACGCCGCTGGACGTGGTGAAGATCCGGCTGCAGGCCCAGAGGACCCCCTTCTCCAAAG TGTTGGCAGCGCAGTCAGTGCCCTGGGGCGCTCAGCCGGCCACAT GGAAGTGTTTCCTCTACTGCAACGGGCTCATGGACCACCTGTACGTCTGCCAGAACGGCAACGGCTGCACCGCCTGGTACAAGGCCCCCGGCCACTTCACTGGCACGCTG GATGCCTTTGTGAAGATCACACGCTATGAGGGCATCAGATCTCTGTGGAGCGGCTTGCCCCCCACCCT GGTCATGGCCGTGCCAGCCACCGTCATTTACTTCACCACCTATGACCAGCTCCGGGACTACCTGCACGCCCGGATGGGGAGCTGGAACCACTACATCCCTTTGCTGGCTGGGGCCCTTGCCAGGC TGGGTGCTGTGACAGTCATCAGCCCCCTGGAGCTGATCCGCACCAAGATGCagtcccagcagctcagctacCGCGAGCTGCGCGTCTGCATCCAGTCAGCAGTGGCCCAGGACGGCTGGCTGTCCCTCTGGAGAGGCTGGGGACCCACCGTGCTGCGGGACGTTCCCTTCTCGG ctctgtaCTGGTTTAACTACGAGCTGGTGAGGACGTGGCTCTGCAGGCAGGCCTGGCTGGACGGGGCCACGTTCATGGTCAGCTTCACATCCGGGGCCATCTCTGGCACG GTGGCCGCGGTGCTGACGCTGCCCTTCGACGTGGTCAAAACCCAGCGGCAGATTGAGCTGGGAGACAGTGAGGTGCACCCAG TCACAGCCTCCAAGCCTTCCTCCACCTGGCTGCTCATGCAGCGGATCCGCGCCGAGTCTGGCACGCGGGGGCTGTTTGCAG GGTTCCTGCCCCGCGTCATCAAGGTGGCACCTGCCTGCGCCATCATGATCAGCACCTATGAATTTGGCAAGAGCTTCTTCCAGAAGCTgaaccaggagcagcagctgcggGGATTGTGA
- the RUNDC3A gene encoding RUN domain-containing protein 3A isoform X2: MGTQWISLPWHEASKDPIATTWRPSGCPPGCLQPSPLRREAPPDLSATMGHPPPAVTGVPPGSCDPTDPTDGAVPPQANTCPIPPCPAGLGGSVSVSSASLCPEHERPGGRGSHHRLRTAGRKGAFVRPSWPLAQRGAAAAPQGPWGRGDKGVTEPQPSPTPSSRCREREPTAGKALCSGAKASRVPGLEEGAGCASPPGRDARPLARFSVKTLLEKYTADPIDDSSEEFVNFAAILEQILSHRFKGPVSWFSSDGQRGFWDYIRLACSKVPNNCVSSIENMENISTSRAKGRAWIRVALMEKRMSEYISTALRDTRTTRRFYDDGAIMLREESTVLTGMLIGLSAIDFSFCLKGEVMDGKTPVVIDYTPYLKFTQSYDYLSEEEERGSVESSTSEDSSPEHPYLPLVTDEDSWYNKWRKMEQKFRIVYAQKGYLEELVRLRESQLKDLEAENKRLKLRLEEVMVQNQLEKRELEGVILELQEQLTGLIPCENPQLAQLSKEMVTPLVNQWPSLGTLNGNESGSDSKLYRREGPHALHAGALRLPGLPAQLQVPGQPQVQRVPGERQHGSQPDPQPQLRPPAPAPPPGPA; this comes from the exons ATGGGGACCCAATGGATCTCCTTGCCATGGCATGAGGCATCTAAAGACCCCATTGCCACGACATGGAGACCCTCTGGATGTCCACCAGGATGCCTCCAGCCCTCACCGCTGCGCCGTGAGGCACCTCCAGACCTCAGTGCCACGATGGGACACCCTCCACCTGCTGTCACGGGGGTCCCCCCAGGCAGCTgtgaccccacagaccccacagacGGGGCGGTGCCCCCCCAGGCAAACACCTGCCCCATcccgccctgccctgccggGCTCGGCGGGTCCGTGTCCGTGTCTTCGGCGTCGCTGTGCCCCGAGCACGAGCGGCCGGGCGGAAGGGGAAGCCATCACCGCCTGCGCACGGCCGGGAGGAAGGGGGCCTTTGTTCGCCCTTCCTGGCCACTTGCACAGCGGGGAGCAGCGGCCGCCCCTCAGGGCCCCTGGGGACGCGGGGACAAGGGGGTCACCgagccacagcccagcccgaCGCCCTCTTCCCGCTGCCGGGAGCGGGAGCCAACAGCTGGAAAAGCGCTTTGCTCCGGTGCTAAAGCCTCacgtgtgccagggctggaggagggcGCCGGGTGCGCGTCCCCTCCCGGCCGTGACGCCCGTCCCCTCGCCAGGTTCTCGGTGAAAACCCTTCTGGAGAAGTACACGGCGGATCCCATCGACGACTCCTCCGAGGAGTTCGTGAACTTCGCTGCCATCCTCGAGCAGATCCTCAGCCACCGCTTCAAAG GCCCTGTCAGCTGGTTCAGCTCTGATGGACAGCGTGGGTTTTGGGATTACATCCGCCTGGCCTGCAGCAAGGTCCCCAACAACTGCGTCAGCAGCATCGAGAACATGGAGAACATCAGCACCTCCAGGGCCAAG GGCCGGGCCTGGATCCGTGTGGCGCTGATGGAGAAGAGAATGTCCGAGTACATCTCCACGGCCCTGCGGGACACTCGGACCACCAG GCGGTTTTACGATGACGGGGCCATCATGCTGCGGGAGGAGTCCACGGTGCTCACGGGGATGCTCATCGGGCTCAGCGCCATCGACTTCAG cttctgcctgaaGGGAGAGGTGATGGACGGTAAAACGCCCGTGGTCATTGACTATACGCCCTACCTGAAGTTCACGCAGAG CTATGACTACctgagtgaggaggaggagcggggcAGTGTGGAGAGCAGCACAAGTGAGGACAGCTCACCTGAACACCCCTACCTGCCCCTGGTCACCGACGAGGACAGCTGGTACAACAAGTGGCGCAAGATGGAGCAGAAATTCCGCATTGTTTACGCCCAAAAG GGGTacctggaggagctggtgcGGCTGCGGGAGTCGCAGCTGAAGGACCTGGAGGCGGAGAACAAGCGGCTGAAGCTCCGGCTGGAGGAGGTGATGGTGCAGAAccagctggagaagagggagctggagggcgtcatcctggagctgcaggagcagct AACGGGGCTGATCCCCTGTGAGAACCCGCAGCTGGCCCAGCTCTCCAAGGAGATGGTGACACCCCTGGTCAACCAGTGGCCCTCCCTGGGGACCCTCAATGGCAACGAGAGCGGCTCGGACAGCAAACTCTACAGAAG GGAAGGACCCCACGCCCTCCATGCTGGGGCTCTGCGGCTCCCTggcctccctgcccagctgcaagTCCCTGGCCAGCCTCAAGTCCAACGAGTGCCTGGTGAGCGACAGCACGGAAGCCAGCCCGACCCGCAGCCCCAGCTGAGACCCccggcccccgcgccgccccccggCCCAGCGTGA
- the RUNDC3A gene encoding RUN domain-containing protein 3A isoform X3: MEASWVPAAMALGLSSKKASSRNIAVERKNLITVCRFSVKTLLEKYTADPIDDSSEEFVNFAAILEQILSHRFKGPVSWFSSDGQRGFWDYIRLACSKVPNNCVSSIENMENISTSRAKGRAWIRVALMEKRMSEYISTALRDTRTTRRFYDDGAIMLREESTVLTGMLIGLSAIDFSFCLKGEVMDGKTPVVIDYTPYLKFTQSYDYLSEEEERGSVESSTSEDSSPEHPYLPLVTDEDSWYNKWRKMEQKFRIVYAQKGYLEELVRLRESQLKDLEAENKRLKLRLEEVMVQNQLEKRELEGVILELQEQLTGLIPCENPQLAQLSKEMVTPLVNQWPSLGTLNGNESGSDSKLYRRHSFVSTDQLSAENSLSSDSQRLGEGKREGEPWGPLGKDPTPSMLGLCGSLASLPSCKSLASLKSNECLVSDSTEASPTRSPS; encoded by the exons ATGGAAGCGAGCTGGGTGCCGGCTGCCatggctctggggctctcctccAAGAAAGCTTCCTCCAGGAACATCGCCGTGGAGAGGAAAAACCTCATCACCGTCTGCAG GTTCTCGGTGAAAACCCTTCTGGAGAAGTACACGGCGGATCCCATCGACGACTCCTCCGAGGAGTTCGTGAACTTCGCTGCCATCCTCGAGCAGATCCTCAGCCACCGCTTCAAAG GCCCTGTCAGCTGGTTCAGCTCTGATGGACAGCGTGGGTTTTGGGATTACATCCGCCTGGCCTGCAGCAAGGTCCCCAACAACTGCGTCAGCAGCATCGAGAACATGGAGAACATCAGCACCTCCAGGGCCAAG GGCCGGGCCTGGATCCGTGTGGCGCTGATGGAGAAGAGAATGTCCGAGTACATCTCCACGGCCCTGCGGGACACTCGGACCACCAG GCGGTTTTACGATGACGGGGCCATCATGCTGCGGGAGGAGTCCACGGTGCTCACGGGGATGCTCATCGGGCTCAGCGCCATCGACTTCAG cttctgcctgaaGGGAGAGGTGATGGACGGTAAAACGCCCGTGGTCATTGACTATACGCCCTACCTGAAGTTCACGCAGAG CTATGACTACctgagtgaggaggaggagcggggcAGTGTGGAGAGCAGCACAAGTGAGGACAGCTCACCTGAACACCCCTACCTGCCCCTGGTCACCGACGAGGACAGCTGGTACAACAAGTGGCGCAAGATGGAGCAGAAATTCCGCATTGTTTACGCCCAAAAG GGGTacctggaggagctggtgcGGCTGCGGGAGTCGCAGCTGAAGGACCTGGAGGCGGAGAACAAGCGGCTGAAGCTCCGGCTGGAGGAGGTGATGGTGCAGAAccagctggagaagagggagctggagggcgtcatcctggagctgcaggagcagct AACGGGGCTGATCCCCTGTGAGAACCCGCAGCTGGCCCAGCTCTCCAAGGAGATGGTGACACCCCTGGTCAACCAGTGGCCCTCCCTGGGGACCCTCAATGGCAACGAGAGCGGCTCGGACAGCAAACTCTACAGAAG gcacagcttcGTGAGCACCGACCAGCTCTCGGCCGAGAACAGCCTCAGCTCCGACTCCCAGCGCCTGGGCGAGGGCAAGCGCGAAGGGGAGCCCTGGGGGCCCTTGG GGAAGGACCCCACGCCCTCCATGCTGGGGCTCTGCGGCTCCCTggcctccctgcccagctgcaagTCCCTGGCCAGCCTCAAGTCCAACGAGTGCCTGGTGAGCGACAGCACGGAAGCCAGCCCGACCCGCAGCCCCAGCTGA
- the RUNDC3A gene encoding RUN domain-containing protein 3A isoform X1 has protein sequence MGTQWISLPWHEASKDPIATTWRPSGCPPGCLQPSPLRREAPPDLSATMGHPPPAVTGVPPGSCDPTDPTDGAVPPQANTCPIPPCPAGLGGSVSVSSASLCPEHERPGGRGSHHRLRTAGRKGAFVRPSWPLAQRGAAAAPQGPWGRGDKGVTEPQPSPTPSSRCREREPTAGKALCSGAKASRVPGLEEGAGCASPPGRDARPLARFSVKTLLEKYTADPIDDSSEEFVNFAAILEQILSHRFKGPVSWFSSDGQRGFWDYIRLACSKVPNNCVSSIENMENISTSRAKGRAWIRVALMEKRMSEYISTALRDTRTTRRFYDDGAIMLREESTVLTGMLIGLSAIDFSFCLKGEVMDGKTPVVIDYTPYLKFTQSYDYLSEEEERGSVESSTSEDSSPEHPYLPLVTDEDSWYNKWRKMEQKFRIVYAQKGYLEELVRLRESQLKDLEAENKRLKLRLEEVMVQNQLEKRELEGVILELQEQLTGLIPCENPQLAQLSKEMVTPLVNQWPSLGTLNGNESGSDSKLYRRHSFVSTDQLSAENSLSSDSQRLGEGKREGEPWGPLGKDPTPSMLGLCGSLASLPSCKSLASLKSNECLVSDSTEASPTRSPS, from the exons ATGGGGACCCAATGGATCTCCTTGCCATGGCATGAGGCATCTAAAGACCCCATTGCCACGACATGGAGACCCTCTGGATGTCCACCAGGATGCCTCCAGCCCTCACCGCTGCGCCGTGAGGCACCTCCAGACCTCAGTGCCACGATGGGACACCCTCCACCTGCTGTCACGGGGGTCCCCCCAGGCAGCTgtgaccccacagaccccacagacGGGGCGGTGCCCCCCCAGGCAAACACCTGCCCCATcccgccctgccctgccggGCTCGGCGGGTCCGTGTCCGTGTCTTCGGCGTCGCTGTGCCCCGAGCACGAGCGGCCGGGCGGAAGGGGAAGCCATCACCGCCTGCGCACGGCCGGGAGGAAGGGGGCCTTTGTTCGCCCTTCCTGGCCACTTGCACAGCGGGGAGCAGCGGCCGCCCCTCAGGGCCCCTGGGGACGCGGGGACAAGGGGGTCACCgagccacagcccagcccgaCGCCCTCTTCCCGCTGCCGGGAGCGGGAGCCAACAGCTGGAAAAGCGCTTTGCTCCGGTGCTAAAGCCTCacgtgtgccagggctggaggagggcGCCGGGTGCGCGTCCCCTCCCGGCCGTGACGCCCGTCCCCTCGCCAGGTTCTCGGTGAAAACCCTTCTGGAGAAGTACACGGCGGATCCCATCGACGACTCCTCCGAGGAGTTCGTGAACTTCGCTGCCATCCTCGAGCAGATCCTCAGCCACCGCTTCAAAG GCCCTGTCAGCTGGTTCAGCTCTGATGGACAGCGTGGGTTTTGGGATTACATCCGCCTGGCCTGCAGCAAGGTCCCCAACAACTGCGTCAGCAGCATCGAGAACATGGAGAACATCAGCACCTCCAGGGCCAAG GGCCGGGCCTGGATCCGTGTGGCGCTGATGGAGAAGAGAATGTCCGAGTACATCTCCACGGCCCTGCGGGACACTCGGACCACCAG GCGGTTTTACGATGACGGGGCCATCATGCTGCGGGAGGAGTCCACGGTGCTCACGGGGATGCTCATCGGGCTCAGCGCCATCGACTTCAG cttctgcctgaaGGGAGAGGTGATGGACGGTAAAACGCCCGTGGTCATTGACTATACGCCCTACCTGAAGTTCACGCAGAG CTATGACTACctgagtgaggaggaggagcggggcAGTGTGGAGAGCAGCACAAGTGAGGACAGCTCACCTGAACACCCCTACCTGCCCCTGGTCACCGACGAGGACAGCTGGTACAACAAGTGGCGCAAGATGGAGCAGAAATTCCGCATTGTTTACGCCCAAAAG GGGTacctggaggagctggtgcGGCTGCGGGAGTCGCAGCTGAAGGACCTGGAGGCGGAGAACAAGCGGCTGAAGCTCCGGCTGGAGGAGGTGATGGTGCAGAAccagctggagaagagggagctggagggcgtcatcctggagctgcaggagcagct AACGGGGCTGATCCCCTGTGAGAACCCGCAGCTGGCCCAGCTCTCCAAGGAGATGGTGACACCCCTGGTCAACCAGTGGCCCTCCCTGGGGACCCTCAATGGCAACGAGAGCGGCTCGGACAGCAAACTCTACAGAAG gcacagcttcGTGAGCACCGACCAGCTCTCGGCCGAGAACAGCCTCAGCTCCGACTCCCAGCGCCTGGGCGAGGGCAAGCGCGAAGGGGAGCCCTGGGGGCCCTTGG GGAAGGACCCCACGCCCTCCATGCTGGGGCTCTGCGGCTCCCTggcctccctgcccagctgcaagTCCCTGGCCAGCCTCAAGTCCAACGAGTGCCTGGTGAGCGACAGCACGGAAGCCAGCCCGACCCGCAGCCCCAGCTGA
- the SLC4A1 gene encoding band 3 anion transport protein yields the protein MEGPGQEAYEEGMRRTLDPKGYEDPGLRSSQLSLGEMSTVSVTDVDPEAAGSRRLLSQQDTHEGYVELHELVLDNAKDLCWMEAGHWLKLEEDFQESGDWSQPHLSFLTYHSLLEIRRALNKGAILLNVEANSLPAIVHILLDQLIYEGQMKPQDRDDVMRTLLLRHSHPTEDESVWTMPPALVQRSGTTRADVERPLLREQRPMEMSRMAGKEQSGVPRPQLLETIPEGAEATLVLVGCAAFLEQPMLAFVRLKDAVTLDGVLDVSIPIRFLVVVLGPDTPQISYHEIGRAIATMMSERVFRRDAYLAEARQELVRGVEDFLDASIVLPPTEAPNEQLLRALVPLQRELLRRRYQPLERLHIGDFLKDLGPDKAAAAEDDDPLRRTGRPFGGLVRDIRRRYPKYLSDIKDALNPQCLAAVIFIYFAALSPAITFGGLLGEKTKGMMGVSELLISTCVQCVLFSLLSAQPLLVVGFSGPLLVFEEAFYSFCSNNGLEYIVGRVWIGFWLILLVLVVVACEGSFLVRYLSRYTQEIFSFLISLIFIFETFSKLVTIFKHHPLQREYNVQPEFQPGVPEPNTALLSLVLMAGTFFLAYFLRVFKNSSFLPGKVRRLIGDFGVPISIFIMALADFFICDTYTQKLSVPKGLQVTNATARGWFIHPMGDNARFPIWMMFASVIPALLVFILIFLETQITTLIVSKPERKLVKGTGFHLDLLLIVAMGGLAALFGMPWLSATTVRTITHANALTIMSKTSAPGEKSQILEVKEQRISGLLVAVLIGVSILMEPILKYIPLAVLFGIFLYMGVTSLFGIQLFDRILLLLKPPKYHPDEPYVTRVKTWRMHLFTFTQIIFLVVLWVVKSTPASLALPFVLILTVPLRRFLLPMIFWDIELKCLDADDAVVTFEEAEGTDVYNEVQMPS from the exons ATGGAGGGGCCCGGCCAG GAGGCCTACGAGGAGGGGATGAGGAGGACCCTGGACCCCAAAGGCTACGAGGACCCTGGCCTAAGGAGCTCCCAGCTGTCCCTGGGCGAGATGAGCA CTGTGTCAGTGACCGATGTGGACCcggaggcagcagggagcaggaggctcctgtcccagcaggacACCCATGAG GGATACGTGGAGCTGCACGAGCTGGTCCTGGACAATGCAAAGGACTTGTGCTGGATGGAGGCCGGCCACTGGCTCAAGCTGGAGGAGGACTTCCAGGAATCGGGGGACTGGAGCCAGCCCCATCTCTCCTTCCTGACCTACCACAGCCTCCTGGAGATCCGCCGGGCTTTGAACAAAG GTGCCATTCTCCTCAACGTGGAGGCCAACTCGCTGCCGGCCATCGTCCACATCCTCCTGGACCAGCTGATCTACGAGGGGCAGATGAAGCCGCAGGACCGGGACGATGTCATGAGGACGCTGCTCCTGCGCCACAG CCACCCCACCGAGGATGAGTCGGTGTGGACGATGCCGCCGGCGCTGGTGCAGCGCTCGGGCACCACCCGGGCCGACGTGGAGCGGCCACTTCTGCGGGAGCAGCGGCCCATGGAGATGAGCAGgatggcagggaaggagcag AGCGGGGTCCCCAGACCCCAACTCCTGGAGACAATCCCAGAGGGTGCCGAGGCCACCCTGGTCCTTGTGG GCTGTGCAGCCTTCCTGGAGCAGCCAATGCTGGCCTTTGTGCGCCTGAAGGACGCAGTGACACTGGACGGTGTCCTCGACGTGTCCATCCCCATCCGCTTCCTCGTCGTGGTCCTGGGGCCCGACACCCCCCAGATCAGCTACCACGAGATCGGCCGCGCCATCGCCACCATGATGTCCGAGAGG GTGTTTCGCCGGGACGCCTACCTGGCCGAGGCGCGGCAGGAGCTGGTGCGGGGCGTGGAGGATTTCCTGGATGCCAGCATTGTCCTGCCGCCCACCGAGGCCCCCAACGAGCAGCTGCTCCGCGCCCTGGTCCCGCTGCAGCGGGAGCTGCTCCGACGGCGCTACCAACCCCTCGAGAGACTGCACATCGGGGACTTCCTGAAAGATCTGG GGCCGGACAAGGCGGCGGCTGCGGAGGACGATGACCCCCTGCGCAGGACGGGGCGGCCTTTTGGGGGGCTGGTGCGGGACATCCGCCGCCGGTACCCCAAATATCTCAGCGACATCAAGGACGCCCTCAACCCCCAGTGCCTGGCCGCCGTCATCTTCATCTACTTCGCGGCGCTGTCACCCGCTATCACCTTCGGAGGCTTGCTGG GTGAGAAGACCAAGGGGATGATGGGGGTGTCGGAGCTGCTCATCTCCACCTGTGTGCAGTGCGTGCTCTTCAGCCTCCTCAGCGCCCAGCCCCTCCTCGTCGTCGGCTTCTCGGGACCCCTCCTCGTCTTTGAGGAAGCCTTTTACTCG TTCTGCAGCAACAACGGCTTGGAATACATCGTGGGACGGGTCTGGATCGGCTTCTGGCTGatcctgctggtgctggtggtggtggccTGCGAGGGCAGCTTCCTGGTGCGCTACCTGTCCCGCTACACCCAGGAGATCTTCTCCTTCCTCATCTCCCTCATCTTCATCTTTGAGACCTTCTCCAAGCTGGTCACG aTTTTCAAGCATCACCCGCTGCAGCGGGAGTACAACGTGCAGCCTGAATTCCAGCCCGGGGTGCCAGAGCCCAACACGGCGCTGCTGTCCCTCGTCCTCATGGCTGGCACCTTCTTCCTGGCCTACTTCCTCCGTGTGTTCAAGAACAGCTCCTTCCTGCCTGGCAAG GTCCGGCGCTTGATCGGGGACTTTGGGGTGCCCATTTCCATCTTCATCATGGCACTGGCTGACTTCTTCATCTGCGACACCTACACCCAG AAACTCAGCGTCCCCAAAGGGCTGCAGGTCACCAACGCGACTGCCCGGGGCTGGTTCATCCACCCCATGGGGGACAATGCCCGGTTCCCCATCTGGATGATGTTTGCCTCCGTGATTCCCGCCCTTCTGGTCTTCATCCTCATCTTCCTCGAGACACAGATCACCAC cctCATCGTCAGCAAGCCCGAGAGGAAACTGGTGAAGGGCACCGGCTTCCACCTGGACCTGCTGCTGATTGTGGCCATGGGGGGGCTGGCAGCCCTTTTTGGGATGCCCTGGCTCAGTGCCACCACCGTCCGCACCATCACCCACGCCAACGCCCTCACCATCATGAGCAAGACCTCTGCTCCGGGCGAGAAATCCCAGATCCTGGAGGTCAAGGAGCAGCGCATCAGCGGCCTCTTGGTGGCTGTGCTCATTG GCGTCTCCATCCTGATGGAGCCCATCCTGAAGTACATCCCTCTGGCCGTGCTCTTCGGCATCTTCCTCTACATGGGGGTCACCTCCCTCTTTGGCATCCAGCTCTTCGACcgcatcctgctcctgctgaagcCCCCCAAGTACCACCCTGACGAGCCCTACGTCACCCGG GTGAAGACTTGGAGGATGCACCTCTTCACCTTCACCCAGATCATCTTCCTCGTGGTGCTGTGGGTGGTGAAATCCACCCCGGCCTCGCTGGCGCTGCCCTTTGTCCTCATCCTCACCGTGCCCCTGCGGCGCTTCCTGCTCCCCATGATCTTCTGGGACATCGAGCTCAAATGT ctggacGCAGATGACGCCGTGGTGACCTTTGAAGAGGCAGAGGGGACAGATGTGTACAACGAGGTGCAGATGCCCAGTTAA